In Kitasatospora gansuensis, a genomic segment contains:
- a CDS encoding Nif3-like dinuclear metal center hexameric protein codes for MPKLSDVINALEELYPPRWAESWDAVGLVCGDPEAEVGRVLFAVDPVQAVVDEAVEWGADLVVTHHPLYLRGVTSVAATGFKGRVVHGLIRAGIGLHVAHTNADHADPGVSDALAEAVGLRVLGPLIADPTDPAGRRGSGRIGVLEPPLTLSAFAAQVAAGLPATAAGVRVAGDGDRVITRVAVCGGSGDSFLAEVRAAGVDAYVTADLRHHPASEATEASPVALVDAAHWATEWPWLRLAERGLTEAAAGHGWQLETKVSHLVTDPWTAHAPMNP; via the coding sequence GTGCCGAAACTGTCCGACGTCATCAACGCGCTCGAAGAGCTGTACCCGCCGAGGTGGGCCGAGTCCTGGGATGCCGTGGGCCTGGTGTGCGGTGACCCCGAGGCCGAGGTCGGCCGGGTGCTGTTCGCCGTCGACCCGGTGCAGGCCGTGGTGGACGAGGCCGTCGAGTGGGGTGCGGACCTGGTGGTCACCCACCATCCCCTCTATCTGCGTGGCGTCACCAGCGTCGCGGCCACCGGCTTCAAGGGCCGGGTGGTGCACGGGCTGATCCGGGCCGGGATCGGGCTGCACGTCGCGCACACCAACGCCGACCACGCCGACCCGGGCGTCTCCGACGCGCTCGCCGAGGCCGTCGGCCTGCGGGTACTCGGACCGCTGATCGCCGACCCGACCGACCCGGCGGGCCGCCGGGGCAGCGGACGGATCGGCGTGCTCGAACCGCCGCTCACCCTCTCCGCCTTCGCCGCCCAGGTGGCCGCCGGACTGCCGGCCACGGCCGCCGGGGTCCGGGTGGCCGGGGACGGCGACCGGGTGATCACCCGGGTCGCGGTCTGCGGTGGCTCGGGCGACAGCTTCCTCGCCGAGGTCCGGGCCGCCGGGGTGGACGCCTACGTCACCGCCGACCTGCGGCACCACCCGGCCTCGGAGGCCACCGAAGCCTCCCCGGTCGCGCTGGTGGACGCCGCGCACTGGGCCACCGAGTGGCCCTGGCTGCGGCTGGCCGAGCGCGGCCTGACCGAGGCGGCCGCCGGGCACGGCTGGCAGCTGGAGACCAAGGTCTCGCACCTGGTCACCGACCCGTGGACCGCGCACGCCCCGATGAACCCCTAG
- a CDS encoding zinc ribbon domain-containing protein, with translation MNAAPADQIRLLDLQALDSRLDQLAHRRRSLPEHAEIDKATADHTALKDLVIAAQAQLGDTERELTKAEGDVEQVRARTARNQQRMDSGAVGSPRDLENLQHEIGSLAKRQSDLEDVVLEVMERLESAQTRVTELSARLDHSTVVLKEAEERRDAAFAEIDADVEKVKRDREAVAVVLPADLIKLYTRLREQQGGVGAARLFQRRCEGCRVEFAAADLNSIKAEPKDAVVRCDNCGRILVRTAESGV, from the coding sequence TTGAACGCCGCGCCCGCCGACCAGATCCGCCTGCTCGACCTCCAGGCCCTCGACTCCCGCCTCGACCAGCTGGCCCACCGGCGCCGCAGCCTGCCCGAGCACGCCGAGATCGACAAGGCCACCGCCGACCACACCGCCCTCAAGGACCTGGTGATCGCCGCCCAGGCACAGCTCGGCGACACCGAGCGCGAGCTGACCAAGGCCGAGGGCGACGTCGAGCAGGTCCGCGCCAGGACCGCCCGCAACCAGCAGCGGATGGACTCCGGCGCGGTCGGCTCGCCGCGTGACCTGGAGAACCTCCAGCACGAGATCGGCTCGCTGGCGAAGCGTCAGTCCGACCTGGAGGACGTCGTCCTGGAGGTCATGGAGCGGCTGGAGTCCGCGCAGACCCGGGTGACCGAGCTGTCGGCCCGGCTCGACCACTCCACCGTGGTGCTCAAGGAGGCCGAGGAGCGCCGGGACGCGGCCTTCGCCGAGATCGACGCCGACGTGGAGAAGGTCAAGCGGGACCGCGAGGCCGTGGCCGTCGTGCTGCCGGCCGACCTGATCAAGCTCTACACCCGGCTGCGCGAGCAGCAGGGCGGCGTCGGCGCGGCCCGCCTGTTCCAGCGCCGCTGCGAGGGCTGCCGGGTCGAGTTCGCCGCCGCCGACCTGAACAGCATCAAGGCCGAGCCCAAGGACGCGGTCGTCCGCTGCGACAACTGCGGCCGGATCCTGGTGCGCACCGCCGAGTCGGGCGTCTGA
- a CDS encoding bifunctional RNase H/acid phosphatase, which translates to MAGRRFIVEADGGSRGNPGPAGYGAVVRDGDTGQIIAEAAEFIGRATNNVAEYKGLIAGLRAAHELDPDAKVDVRMDSKLVVEQMSGRWKIKHPDMQPLAAEAATVLPRSQVKYSWIPREKNKDADRLANEAMDAGKAGRQWEPKVRPAAPLAPVDEPLPAPAAPKAGWAGPADLGTPTTFVLLRHGETPLTPEKRFSGSGGTDPALSERGLWQAARAAESLAARGTIQAIVSSPMQRTRQTAEAVAIRLGLEVRFEEGLRELDFGDWEGLTFAEVQQRHPEDLAAWLGSAKAKPTGSSESFTTLTHRAGVARDKILARHSGKTVLVVSHVSPIKTLVRLALGAPPDSLYRMELSAASFCAVQYYADGNASLRLLNDTSHLR; encoded by the coding sequence ATGGCCGGGCGCAGGTTCATCGTCGAGGCGGACGGCGGCTCCCGGGGCAACCCGGGCCCGGCCGGTTACGGCGCGGTGGTCCGGGACGGGGATACCGGCCAGATCATCGCCGAGGCGGCCGAGTTCATCGGGCGCGCGACCAACAACGTGGCCGAGTACAAGGGCCTGATCGCGGGCCTGCGGGCGGCGCACGAGCTGGACCCGGACGCCAAGGTGGATGTCCGGATGGACTCCAAGCTGGTGGTCGAGCAGATGTCCGGCCGCTGGAAGATCAAGCACCCCGACATGCAGCCGCTGGCGGCGGAGGCGGCCACCGTCCTGCCGCGCTCGCAGGTGAAGTACAGCTGGATCCCGCGCGAGAAGAACAAGGACGCGGACCGGCTGGCCAACGAGGCGATGGACGCGGGCAAGGCGGGCCGGCAGTGGGAGCCCAAGGTCCGCCCGGCCGCGCCGCTCGCCCCGGTGGACGAGCCGCTGCCCGCGCCCGCCGCACCGAAGGCGGGCTGGGCGGGACCGGCCGACCTCGGGACGCCGACCACCTTCGTGCTGCTCCGGCACGGCGAGACACCGCTCACGCCGGAGAAGCGTTTCTCCGGCAGCGGTGGCACCGACCCGGCGCTCTCCGAGCGGGGCCTCTGGCAGGCCGCCCGGGCCGCCGAGTCGCTGGCCGCCCGGGGCACCATCCAAGCCATCGTCAGCTCGCCGATGCAGCGCACCCGGCAGACCGCCGAGGCGGTCGCCATCCGGCTGGGCCTGGAGGTCCGGTTCGAGGAGGGTCTGCGCGAGCTGGACTTCGGCGACTGGGAGGGGCTGACCTTCGCCGAAGTGCAGCAGCGTCACCCCGAGGACCTGGCCGCCTGGCTCGGCTCGGCCAAGGCCAAGCCGACCGGCAGCTCGGAGAGCTTCACCACGCTCACCCACCGGGCCGGTGTCGCCCGGGACAAGATCCTGGCCCGGCACTCCGGGAAGACGGTGCTGGTGGTCTCGCACGTCAGCCCGATCAAGACCCTGGTCCGGCTCGCCCTCGGCGCCCCGCCGGACTCGCTCTACCGGATGGAGCTCTCGGCGGCCTCGTTCTGCGCGGTGCAGTACTACGCGGACGGCAACGCCTCGCTCCGGCTGCTGAACGACACCTCGCACCTGCGCTGA
- a CDS encoding DinB family protein, whose translation MDEQIRTEPSRVADERASLTEFLDYQRQTLAMKCAGLTPDQLRTRAVPPSAMSLLGLVRHLADVERGWFLNVVADQGVPSYWGRTPDGSRAEFEVAEADPERAFAIWREVCEQARAVVAGVDSLDAVTHFDGQPYSLRYVLTHMIEEYARHNGHADLLRELIDGSTGE comes from the coding sequence ATGGATGAGCAGATCAGGACCGAACCGTCCCGGGTGGCCGACGAGCGCGCCTCGCTGACCGAATTTCTGGACTACCAGCGCCAGACCCTGGCGATGAAGTGCGCCGGGCTGACCCCCGATCAGCTGCGGACCCGGGCCGTACCACCGTCGGCGATGTCGCTGCTCGGGCTGGTCCGGCACCTGGCCGACGTCGAGCGCGGCTGGTTCCTCAACGTGGTCGCCGACCAGGGCGTCCCGAGCTACTGGGGGCGCACGCCGGACGGCTCGCGCGCCGAGTTCGAGGTGGCCGAGGCCGACCCGGAGCGGGCCTTCGCGATCTGGCGGGAGGTCTGCGAGCAGGCCCGCGCGGTGGTGGCCGGGGTCGATTCGCTGGACGCCGTGACGCACTTCGACGGGCAGCCGTACTCGCTGCGCTACGTGCTCACCCACATGATCGAGGAGTACGCCCGGCACAACGGCCACGCCGACCTGCTGCGCGAGCTGATCGACGGCAGCACCGGGGAGTGA
- the yaaA gene encoding peroxide stress protein YaaA, whose product MLVLLPPSEGKAAAEAGVPLVLEELSLPGLTAGRRAVFEALVGLCSGDEETARGVLGLSEGLRGEVAKNAGLRTAGALPAGEVYTGVLFDALGLAKLHEAAYALAERSLLVFSGLWGAVRVGDRIPPYRCSMGVKLPPLGALGAYWRREMAEVLPAVAGRGLVLDLRSAAYAAAWKPAGETAARTATVRVLQEREVNGELKRSVVSHFNKATKGRLVRDLLNAGLEPGSPGELVDALAGLGYRVEVSAEGSARKAWQLDVVVTEIH is encoded by the coding sequence GTGCTGGTGCTGTTGCCGCCGTCGGAGGGGAAGGCTGCTGCGGAGGCCGGGGTGCCGCTGGTGCTGGAGGAGCTGTCGCTGCCCGGGCTGACGGCGGGGCGCCGGGCGGTGTTCGAGGCGCTGGTCGGGCTCTGCTCCGGGGACGAGGAGACGGCGCGCGGGGTGCTCGGGCTGAGCGAGGGGCTGCGCGGCGAGGTGGCGAAGAACGCCGGGCTGCGGACGGCCGGGGCGCTGCCCGCGGGTGAGGTGTACACCGGGGTGCTGTTCGACGCGCTCGGGCTGGCGAAGCTGCACGAGGCGGCGTACGCGCTGGCCGAGCGCTCGCTGCTGGTGTTCTCCGGGCTGTGGGGGGCGGTGCGGGTCGGTGACCGGATTCCGCCGTACCGGTGCTCGATGGGGGTGAAACTCCCCCCGCTGGGGGCGCTCGGGGCGTACTGGCGGCGCGAGATGGCCGAGGTGCTGCCGGCGGTGGCGGGCCGGGGGCTGGTGCTGGACCTGCGGAGCGCGGCGTACGCGGCGGCCTGGAAGCCGGCCGGGGAGACCGCGGCGCGGACCGCGACCGTGCGGGTGCTCCAGGAGCGCGAGGTGAACGGGGAGCTGAAGCGCTCGGTGGTGAGCCACTTCAACAAGGCGACCAAGGGCCGGCTGGTCCGCGACCTGCTGAACGCCGGGCTGGAGCCCGGTTCGCCGGGTGAGCTGGTGGACGCGCTGGCCGGGCTCGGCTACCGGGTCGAGGTCTCCGCCGAGGGGTCCGCGCGCAAGGCGTGGCAGCTCGATGTGGTGGTCACCGAGATCCACTGA
- a CDS encoding RNB domain-containing ribonuclease, translating to MPRQQLRVRAADTARINRELAELREGLGLRSDWPAEVLAEADRVAGVPRLPEFDATDLALFTLDPPGSMDLDQAMSLSRRGSGYRVHYAIADVAAFVQPDGAIDTEARRRVQTLYFPDARIPLHPPRLSEAAASLLPGELRPALLWQLDLDADGAVLLADVRRALVRSRRRLDYEGVQGAIDSGGADEQLRLLAEIGRLREAREADRGGVSLPIPEQEVEPVDGGYRLAYRAPRPADGWNAQISLLTGMAAAELMLDAGIGLLRTLPAAPETAYARLRRTAVALEVDWPQGTPYPELIRSLDPGRSNHAAFLKECAGLLRGAGYHAFDTAQGVAPPADPGHAALAAPYAHCTAPLRRLADRYAQEICVAIAGGTDVPHWVSEQLLGVPALMATGDRRAHEVERACVDLVEAELLRGREGERFDAVVIDIDERRPTTGTVQLREPAVVARCEAAEAAQLPLGERIKVRLTLADPAARTVRFAPA from the coding sequence ATGCCGCGTCAACAGCTGAGGGTCAGGGCCGCCGACACCGCTCGGATCAACCGTGAGCTGGCGGAGCTGCGGGAGGGGCTCGGGCTGCGGAGCGACTGGCCGGCCGAGGTGCTGGCGGAGGCGGACCGGGTGGCCGGGGTGCCGAGGCTGCCGGAGTTCGACGCCACCGACCTGGCGCTGTTCACCCTGGACCCGCCGGGATCGATGGACCTGGACCAGGCGATGAGCCTGAGCCGCCGGGGGAGCGGCTACCGGGTGCACTACGCGATCGCCGACGTGGCCGCCTTCGTCCAGCCGGACGGGGCGATCGACACCGAGGCCCGGCGCCGGGTGCAGACCCTCTACTTCCCCGACGCCCGGATCCCGCTGCACCCGCCCCGGCTCTCCGAGGCCGCCGCCAGCCTGCTGCCCGGTGAGCTGCGGCCCGCGCTGCTCTGGCAGCTCGACCTGGACGCCGACGGCGCGGTGCTGCTGGCCGACGTCCGCCGGGCCCTGGTCCGCTCCCGCCGCAGGCTCGACTACGAGGGCGTGCAGGGCGCGATCGACTCCGGCGGGGCGGACGAACAGCTCCGGCTGCTGGCCGAGATCGGCCGGCTGCGGGAGGCCAGGGAGGCTGATCGCGGCGGCGTCAGCCTGCCGATCCCCGAGCAGGAGGTGGAGCCGGTGGACGGCGGCTACCGGCTGGCGTACCGGGCGCCGCGCCCCGCCGACGGCTGGAACGCCCAGATCTCGCTGCTCACCGGCATGGCCGCCGCCGAGCTGATGCTGGACGCCGGGATCGGCCTGCTGCGCACCCTGCCCGCCGCCCCCGAGACCGCGTACGCCCGGCTCCGGCGGACGGCCGTGGCGCTGGAGGTGGACTGGCCGCAGGGCACCCCGTACCCCGAGCTGATCCGCTCGCTCGACCCGGGCCGGTCCAACCACGCCGCCTTCCTGAAGGAGTGCGCCGGGCTGCTGCGCGGCGCCGGGTACCATGCCTTCGACACCGCCCAGGGCGTCGCGCCGCCGGCCGACCCGGGGCACGCCGCGCTGGCCGCCCCGTACGCGCACTGCACCGCCCCGCTGCGGCGGCTGGCCGACCGGTACGCGCAGGAGATCTGCGTGGCGATCGCCGGTGGCACCGACGTCCCGCACTGGGTGAGCGAGCAACTGCTCGGCGTTCCGGCCCTGATGGCGACCGGTGACCGGCGGGCCCACGAGGTGGAACGGGCCTGTGTAGACCTGGTCGAGGCCGAGCTGCTGCGCGGCCGGGAGGGCGAACGGTTCGACGCGGTGGTGATCGACATCGACGAACGGCGGCCCACCACCGGCACCGTCCAGCTCCGGGAGCCCGCCGTGGTCGCCAGGTGCGAGGCGGCGGAGGCCGCGCAGCTGCCGCTCGGCGAGCGGATCAAGGTACGGCTCACGCTGGCCGACCCGGCCGCCAGGACTGTCCGCTTCGCGCCGGCCTGA
- a CDS encoding MFS transporter: MGTQGELDRRGRLLVLGICCLSLFIVGLDNTVVNIALPAIQREFDAPASGLQWIIDAYTLVLASLLMLSGSVADRIGRRRVFRAGLLLFVLGSLLCSLAPSLEWLVLFRALQAVGGSMLNPVAMSIITNTFTDPRERARAIGVWGGVVGISMALGPLIGGFLVDNAGWQSIFLINVPIGLTACLLTFRHVPESRAPRPRRLDPVGQLLMVLLLGTGTAVIIEGPGQGWTSPLILLLAAIAAAALLALPWWERRVPEPLIDLRFFRSAPFTGATVTAVCAFAALGGFLFVNTLYLQDVRGYSPVEAGLWTLPMAGLTLIAAPISGRIVGRYGPRYPLLGAGAALAASGLLLTRLSADSSAALLLPAYALFGLGFGLVNAPITNAAVSGMPLAQAGVAAAVASTSRQIGQSLGVAVIGTVVTTAVTGTVGLAAASHAGWWIVTGLGLTVLLLGWATTTPWAVGTAARVAVRLNPVAVPNAAPDRLR, encoded by the coding sequence ATGGGCACTCAGGGGGAGCTGGACCGGCGGGGGCGGCTGCTGGTGCTGGGCATCTGCTGCCTGAGCCTGTTCATCGTCGGGCTGGACAACACCGTGGTGAACATCGCGTTGCCCGCCATCCAGCGCGAGTTCGACGCGCCCGCCTCCGGCCTCCAGTGGATCATCGACGCCTACACCCTGGTGCTCGCCTCGCTGCTGATGCTCTCGGGCTCGGTCGCCGACCGGATCGGCCGGCGCCGGGTGTTCCGGGCCGGGCTGCTGCTGTTCGTGCTCGGCTCGCTGCTGTGCAGCCTGGCGCCCTCGTTGGAGTGGCTGGTGCTGTTCCGCGCACTCCAGGCGGTGGGCGGCTCGATGCTCAACCCGGTGGCCATGTCGATCATCACCAACACCTTCACCGACCCGCGCGAACGGGCCCGGGCGATCGGCGTCTGGGGCGGTGTGGTCGGCATCAGCATGGCGCTCGGCCCGCTGATCGGCGGCTTCCTGGTGGACAACGCGGGCTGGCAGTCGATCTTCCTGATCAACGTCCCGATCGGCCTGACCGCCTGTCTGCTGACCTTCCGTCACGTCCCGGAGTCCCGGGCGCCGAGGCCCCGGCGGCTCGACCCGGTCGGGCAGCTGCTGATGGTGTTGCTGCTCGGCACCGGCACCGCCGTGATCATCGAGGGCCCGGGGCAGGGCTGGACCTCGCCGCTGATCCTCCTGCTGGCGGCGATCGCCGCTGCCGCCCTGCTGGCGCTGCCCTGGTGGGAGCGGCGGGTGCCCGAACCGCTGATCGACCTGCGGTTCTTCCGCAGCGCCCCGTTCACCGGCGCCACCGTCACGGCGGTCTGCGCCTTCGCCGCGCTCGGCGGCTTCCTCTTCGTCAACACCCTCTACCTGCAGGACGTCCGCGGCTACAGCCCGGTCGAGGCCGGGCTGTGGACCCTCCCGATGGCCGGCCTGACCCTGATCGCCGCCCCGATCTCCGGCCGGATCGTCGGACGGTACGGGCCCCGGTACCCGCTGCTCGGCGCGGGTGCGGCGCTGGCCGCCAGCGGGCTGCTGCTCACCCGGCTCTCGGCCGACTCGTCGGCCGCGCTGCTGCTCCCCGCGTACGCCCTGTTCGGGCTGGGCTTCGGCCTGGTCAACGCCCCGATCACCAACGCCGCCGTCTCCGGCATGCCCCTCGCCCAGGCCGGGGTGGCCGCCGCCGTCGCCTCGACGAGCCGTCAGATCGGGCAGTCCCTCGGCGTCGCGGTGATCGGCACCGTGGTCACCACCGCCGTGACCGGCACCGTCGGGCTGGCCGCGGCGAGCCACGCGGGCTGGTGGATCGTCACGGGCCTCGGCCTGACCGTCCTGCTGCTCGGCTGGGCCACCACCACCCCGTGGGCGGTCGGCACCGCCGCCCGGGTGGCGGTCCGGCTCAACCCGGTGGCTGTCCCGAACGCCGCCCCCGACCGGCTACGATGA
- a CDS encoding TetR/AcrR family transcriptional regulator, with protein sequence MARAGLTAERVTIAGAELADEAGLDQVTMSQVARRLGVKDASLYSHVRGLEDLRGRIALLAADEKTIRIAEATAGRAGRDALVAFANAWRDYAREHPGRYLATQIPIRIDPELAANAPGPRRAIELTYGMLRGYGLAEPDLTDAVRLLRSTFHGFVALEAAGGFAHERSSQHSWVRALDALHTLLEHWPPSREGDS encoded by the coding sequence ATGGCACGGGCAGGACTGACGGCGGAGCGAGTGACGATCGCGGGCGCCGAGCTGGCGGACGAGGCCGGGCTCGACCAGGTGACCATGTCTCAGGTGGCGCGGCGGCTCGGCGTGAAGGACGCGAGCCTCTACTCGCACGTCCGCGGCCTGGAGGACCTGCGCGGGCGGATCGCCCTGCTGGCTGCGGACGAGAAGACCATCCGTATCGCGGAGGCAACTGCTGGGCGGGCGGGCCGGGACGCGCTGGTCGCGTTCGCGAATGCCTGGCGGGACTACGCCCGCGAGCACCCGGGCCGCTACCTGGCGACGCAGATCCCGATCCGGATCGATCCCGAGCTGGCCGCGAACGCGCCCGGACCGCGGCGCGCGATCGAGCTGACCTACGGGATGCTGCGCGGCTACGGACTGGCCGAGCCCGACCTGACCGACGCGGTCCGGCTGCTGCGCAGCACGTTCCACGGCTTCGTCGCCCTGGAGGCCGCGGGCGGGTTCGCCCACGAGCGTTCGTCGCAACACTCCTGGGTCCGCGCCCTCGACGCCCTGCACACCCTCCTGGAGCACTGGCCCCCGTCCCGAGAAGGAGACTCCTGA
- the cutA gene encoding divalent-cation tolerance protein CutA, producing the protein MTHRDILVVTTTHDDETRARDLATAVVRERLAACAQVYPISSVYRWEGEVRSEPEWRIDFKTRAELSDRLAAFIGEHHSYDTPEIIGVPVVTGSTAYLDWVNAETTTD; encoded by the coding sequence ATGACGCACCGTGACATCCTCGTGGTCACCACGACCCACGACGACGAGACTCGAGCCCGCGACCTGGCCACCGCCGTGGTACGCGAACGCCTCGCCGCCTGCGCCCAGGTCTACCCGATCAGCTCGGTGTACCGATGGGAGGGCGAAGTGCGGTCCGAGCCCGAGTGGCGCATCGACTTCAAGACCCGCGCCGAACTCTCCGACCGGCTGGCCGCGTTCATCGGCGAGCACCACAGCTACGACACCCCGGAGATCATCGGCGTCCCGGTCGTCACCGGCTCCACCGCATACCTGGACTGGGTGAACGCCGAGACCACCACCGACTGA
- a CDS encoding VC0807 family protein yields MSEQVPARKGGSAAIGWALTIGFNIVAPIITYNQLVEHGYSEVSAVLVSALWPVVDMAIYLAWHRRIDEFAAMSLVFLGLTALVAVVGPQSAQLLLVKESLVTGLFGVVCLATLAAPRPLMFYFGRKFGTDGTAEGIERWNALWELPGFRTVQRNLTIGWGVVYVLEAAVRVALSYVLSTGAMVTLNSVLSYAVTAALITWTLLYAKRARARGRAATEAAAAVAV; encoded by the coding sequence GTGTCGGAGCAAGTTCCTGCCCGGAAGGGCGGATCGGCGGCGATCGGCTGGGCGCTGACCATCGGGTTCAACATCGTCGCGCCGATCATCACGTACAACCAGTTGGTCGAGCACGGCTACAGCGAGGTCTCCGCCGTGCTGGTATCGGCGCTCTGGCCGGTTGTCGACATGGCGATTTACCTGGCCTGGCACCGTCGGATCGACGAGTTCGCCGCGATGTCGCTGGTCTTCCTCGGGCTGACCGCGCTGGTGGCCGTGGTCGGGCCGCAGTCGGCTCAACTGCTGCTGGTGAAGGAGTCGTTGGTCACCGGACTGTTCGGGGTGGTCTGTCTGGCGACGCTCGCCGCGCCGCGGCCGCTGATGTTCTACTTCGGCCGCAAGTTCGGTACGGACGGGACGGCGGAGGGAATCGAGCGCTGGAACGCGCTCTGGGAGCTGCCCGGCTTCCGTACGGTCCAGCGCAATCTGACCATCGGCTGGGGCGTCGTCTACGTCCTCGAGGCGGCCGTCCGGGTCGCGCTCTCGTACGTGCTCAGCACCGGCGCCATGGTGACGCTCAACTCCGTGCTCTCCTATGCGGTCACGGCCGCGCTGATCACCTGGACCCTGCTCTACGCCAAGCGCGCCCGGGCCCGCGGGCGGGCGGCGACCGAGGCGGCAGCAGCGGTGGCGGTGTAG
- a CDS encoding immunity 49 family protein yields MRIERHLVGEAALSSAVENFAERAGGEVHRMQNDESPARGWEMVADSFLDYLGARSVGNPELAGKDARIACESAAAAAVGALALNVGRAGHPHVFVEYTGTGVPYGEGRPAEQPDGVVAHSWLDSFFLAFVAKLSDEHGELFLAAAPPLRGCEHRADVVLVHALIAYVYGEAGQTDGLSADGRVAVIDALVEGLGDGTDRPGHRAALATLRAVAAGDREGFRRALAAQLEHYRQRSAVGDPAPRTLLPFDAIALAAMAARWNRWPVEVESDYLPAALVEGFRLPGPRVLGFGRQKRAEALAALAAGPLVVERPVHPYAEEAGRLVQGACAERELAKFRDPEQRPLHVTRRLTGLMRGQVMSFLERSALDPDGRDPQQWETLRIGAEAGGATFRLARSVPGAEHEVTVAGTTRVLPACGGSYGPGAGHWKQAVALALITGERRQLADCVLVTPEFFTVGCYFGPVDAYGAALHDYLRGVDPVPAVTKAFTVCAQHERGLYLAPPVKLLSQLVEGDRAGFALALADALEAHREHYTVGELPAEPDALVDLDILALACHAHRMGWPVPVRSPYLPAGLFGRSG; encoded by the coding sequence GTGCGGATCGAGCGTCACCTGGTGGGCGAGGCTGCGCTGAGCAGCGCGGTGGAAAACTTCGCCGAGCGGGCCGGGGGTGAGGTGCACCGGATGCAGAACGACGAATCTCCGGCCCGCGGTTGGGAGATGGTGGCGGATTCGTTCCTCGACTACCTCGGTGCGCGGTCGGTCGGCAACCCGGAGCTGGCGGGCAAGGACGCCCGGATCGCCTGCGAGTCGGCGGCCGCCGCCGCAGTGGGTGCGCTGGCGCTGAACGTCGGCCGGGCCGGTCACCCGCACGTGTTCGTCGAGTACACCGGCACGGGGGTGCCGTACGGCGAAGGCCGGCCGGCGGAGCAGCCGGACGGGGTCGTCGCGCACTCCTGGCTGGACTCGTTCTTCCTGGCCTTCGTGGCCAAACTGTCGGACGAGCACGGCGAGTTGTTCCTCGCGGCGGCCCCGCCCCTGCGAGGGTGCGAGCACCGGGCGGACGTGGTGCTGGTGCACGCGCTGATCGCGTACGTCTACGGCGAGGCTGGGCAGACGGACGGCTTGTCGGCGGACGGCCGGGTGGCGGTGATCGACGCGCTGGTCGAGGGCCTGGGGGACGGCACGGACCGGCCCGGCCACCGGGCCGCCCTGGCCACGCTGCGCGCGGTGGCGGCCGGGGACCGGGAGGGCTTCCGGCGGGCGCTGGCCGCGCAGTTGGAGCACTACCGGCAGCGGTCGGCCGTCGGTGATCCGGCGCCGCGCACGCTGCTCCCGTTCGACGCGATAGCGCTCGCGGCGATGGCCGCGCGGTGGAACAGGTGGCCGGTGGAGGTCGAGTCGGACTACCTGCCGGCCGCGCTGGTGGAGGGTTTCCGGCTGCCCGGTCCGCGGGTGCTCGGCTTCGGGCGGCAGAAGCGGGCCGAGGCGTTGGCGGCGTTGGCGGCCGGGCCGTTGGTGGTGGAGCGGCCGGTGCATCCGTACGCCGAGGAGGCCGGCAGGTTGGTCCAGGGAGCTTGTGCGGAGCGGGAGTTGGCGAAGTTCCGGGATCCGGAGCAGCGGCCCCTGCATGTGACGCGCAGGCTGACCGGGCTGATGCGCGGGCAGGTGATGAGCTTCCTGGAGCGGTCCGCGCTGGACCCGGACGGACGGGATCCGCAGCAGTGGGAGACGTTGCGGATCGGTGCCGAGGCGGGCGGGGCGACGTTCCGGCTGGCGCGCAGTGTGCCGGGTGCGGAGCACGAGGTGACCGTGGCCGGTACCACCCGGGTGCTGCCGGCCTGCGGTGGTTCGTACGGTCCCGGGGCGGGGCACTGGAAGCAGGCGGTGGCCCTGGCGCTGATCACGGGGGAGCGGCGGCAGTTGGCGGACTGTGTGCTGGTGACCCCTGAATTCTTCACCGTGGGCTGCTACTTCGGCCCGGTCGACGCCTACGGCGCGGCGCTGCACGACTACCTGCGCGGGGTGGACCCGGTGCCCGCGGTGACCAAGGCGTTCACGGTGTGCGCGCAGCACGAGCGCGGCCTGTACCTCGCCCCGCCGGTCAAACTGCTGTCGCAGCTGGTGGAGGGCGACCGGGCGGGCTTCGCGCTCGCGCTGGCCGACGCGCTGGAGGCGCACCGCGAGCACTACACGGTGGGCGAGCTGCCCGCCGAACCGGACGCCCTGGTCGACCTCGACATCCTGGCGTTGGCCTGTCATGCGCACCGGATGGGCTGGCCGGTGCCGGTCCGCTCGCCGTACCTGCCGGCGGGGCTGTTCGGCCGGTCGGGCTGA